A single Ischnura elegans chromosome 13 unlocalized genomic scaffold, ioIscEleg1.1 SUPER_13_unloc_4, whole genome shotgun sequence DNA region contains:
- the LOC124173267 gene encoding uncharacterized protein LOC124173267 — MNQCKSPLNSKTDNVVVHLGRLPEWISEQKTVKVLIKSQECVIASLPSSITWKEYRFMNSFCGKNLLPSQNQDLVNGQRFTHSTGGNVTVNFMAELPDDINYCCKVIGACINPFFGFDLCHHAIDLLNNEAFQCLRKVKENMDFVLSMAITEAQCSDVECKECSLLMDAPWLAASNLGGSLSIKEEETGDDNLRSSTDSQDCLLSANEGTSQLPCAFQTTEIYIPVSDCQETRPDALFHVKEEKEDPLSEGMYPAMYTPDPPEISRDVADPLATDELPLTSTPFQEERLECMAESTGAIMADFDWKLVGVKEEPSLEEKDAAKCHVKEENRDHLMEESYPMLHVRNLAGISTDVTDPLATDDMVSVLLYCLAQLCNDTNPFSGGASPAPLSRKARHFSSLDLTGAEMLCFS, encoded by the exons ATGAATCAATGTAAATCACCATTAAACTCCAAAACTGATAATGTGGTAGTGCATCTTGGAAGACTTCCTGAATGGATCAGTGAACAAAAAACGGTGAaagtgttgataaaatctcaggaATGTGTAATTGCCTCTCTACCATCTTCTATAACATGGAAGGAATATCGATTTATGAACAGCTTTTGTGGGAAAAACTTGTTGCCGTCACAAAACCAAGATTTGGTCAATGGTCAGAGGTTCACTCACTCTACTGGTGGGAACGTGACAGTGAATTTCATGGCCGAGTTACCTGATGACATAAATTATTGTTGTAAAGTAATAGGGGCTTGCATTAACCCTTTCTTTGGATTTGATTTGTGTCATCATGCAATCGACTTACTGAACAATGAGGCCTTCCAGTGTCTTAGAAAAGTAAAGGAGAACATGGATTTTGTGCTTAGTATGGCCATCACTGAAGCTCAGTGTTCTGATGTAGAGTGCAAAGAATGTTCATTGCTGATGGATGCACCCTGGCTAGCAGCATCAAATCTTGGAGGCAGCCTG AGTATCAAAGAAGAGGAGACAGGTGATGACAATTTACGGTCTTCTACTGACTCACAGGACTGCTTGCTAAGTGCAAAtgaaggcacttcacagctcCCATGTGCATTCCAAactactgaaatatacattcctgtgtcagACTGCCAAGAAACGAGACCAGATGCTTTG tttcatgtgaaagaggagaaagaagaccctctcagtgaaggaaTGTATCCAGCGATGTACACACCAGATCCACCAGAAATTTCAAGGGATGTCGCAGATCCATTGgcaactgatgaattg CCTTTGACCTCTACTCCTTTCCAAGAAGAACGGTTGGAATGTATGGCTGAAAGCACAGGAGCCATCATGGCAGACTTTGACTGGAAGCTAGTTGGAGTTAAGGAAGAACCATCCCTAGAGGAGAAAGATGCTGCCAAG TgtcatgtgaaagaggagaacagAGACCATCTTATGGAAGAGAGTTATCCCATGCTGCACGTACGAAACCTTGCCGGAATTTCGACTGATGTCACCGATCCATTGGCAACAGATGAcatggtgagtgtacttttgtaTTGTTTAGCTCAGTTGTGCAATGACACAAATCCATTCTCGGGTGGAGCATCCCCAGCACCACTCAGCAGAAAGGCGAGACATTTTTCCTCCCTTGATCTAACAGGAGCAGAAATGCTGTGTTTTTCATGa